A DNA window from Longimicrobiaceae bacterium contains the following coding sequences:
- a CDS encoding OmpA family protein, producing MQRLVSVGAAILLTAGLTSACATKGQLRRLQAEQQAALQQEREERLAAEEELRATLNALDSDVEALRADIEQLRTEFGAQITALEGKLRFAMPIHFGFDEAEVAAEDQEMLNRFASVVREHYGASYLTIEGFADPAGPEEYNKRLSERRAEAVQEYLVQQGLPEDRLRTVGYGESRPVVPGAAASTPGAELNRRVVFVIEGPVNDVLPEAGQPVGAEST from the coding sequence ATGCAACGTCTCGTCTCGGTCGGAGCTGCCATACTGCTGACCGCTGGGCTCACCAGCGCGTGCGCTACCAAGGGGCAGCTACGCCGCCTCCAGGCGGAGCAGCAGGCGGCGCTTCAGCAGGAGCGGGAAGAGCGGCTCGCCGCTGAAGAGGAGTTGCGGGCGACGCTCAATGCCCTCGACAGCGATGTCGAGGCGCTACGAGCAGACATCGAGCAGCTTCGCACTGAGTTCGGTGCCCAGATCACCGCGCTCGAGGGGAAGCTCCGGTTCGCAATGCCGATCCACTTCGGCTTCGATGAGGCGGAGGTCGCGGCGGAAGACCAGGAGATGCTCAACCGCTTCGCGAGCGTCGTGCGCGAGCACTACGGGGCCTCGTACCTCACCATCGAAGGCTTCGCCGACCCCGCCGGCCCGGAGGAGTACAACAAGCGGCTCTCCGAGCGCCGCGCCGAGGCGGTCCAGGAGTATCTCGTACAGCAGGGGCTGCCGGAGGATCGTCTGCGCACCGTGGGCTACGGTGAGTCGCGGCCGGTGGTGCCGGGCGCTGCCGCCTCGACCCCGGGCGCCGAACTCAACCGCCGCGTGGTCTTCGTGATCGAAGGTCCGGTGAACGACGTGCTGCCGGAGGCTGGGCAGCCCGTCGGCGCCGAATCGACCTGA